A section of the Delphinus delphis chromosome 1, mDelDel1.2, whole genome shotgun sequence genome encodes:
- the SRSF4 gene encoding serine/arginine-rich splicing factor 4, with protein MPRVYIGRLSYQARERDVERFFKGYGKILEVDLKNGYGFVEFDDLRDADDAVYELNGKDLCGERVIVEHARGPRRDGSYGSGRSGYGYRRSGRDKYGPPTRTEYRLIVENLSSRCSWQDLKDYMRQAGEVTYADAHKGRKNEGVIEFVSYSDMKRALEKLDGTEVNGRKIRLVEDKPGSRRRRSYSRSRSHSRSRSRSRHSRKSRSRSGSSKSSHSKSRSRSRSGSRSRSKSRSRSQSRSRSKKDKSRSPSKDQSRSRSRSADKRRSKSKDQAEEKVQNSDSTGKSKSRSPSRQKSKSKSRSRSQERGAQEKRGSVSRSRSQEKSLRKSRSRSRSKGGSRSRSRSKSKDKRKGRKRSREESRSRSRSHSRSKSERSRKRGGKRDSKSGSSKKKKKEDADRSQSRSRSRSGSKEREHAKSESGQREGRGESEDAGANQETRSRSRSNSKSKPNLPSESRSRSKSASKTRSRSKSRSRSASRSRSRSRSRSHSRS; from the exons ATGCCACGGGTGTACATCGGCCGCCTGAGCTACCAGGCCCGGGAGCGCGATGTGGAGCGCTTCTTTAAGGGCTACGGGAAGATCCTGGAGGTGGATCTGAAGAACGG ATATGGGTTTGTGGAGTTTGATGATCTGCGAGATGCAGATGATGCTGTTTATGAACTGAATGGCAAAGACCTTTGTGGTGAGCGAGTAATTGTTGAGCATGCCCGCGGCCCGCGACGAGATGGCAGTTACGGTTCTGGACGCA GTGGATATGGTTATAGAAGAAGTGGCCGAGATAAATATGGCCCTCCTACCCGCACAGAATACAGACTTATTGTGGAGAATTTGTCAAGTCGGTGCAGCTGGCAAGACCTAAAG gaTTATATGCGTCAGGCGGGAGAAGTGACCTATGCAGATGCTCACAAGGGACGCAAAAATGAAGGGGTGATTGAATTTGTGTCTTACTCTGATATGAAAAGAGCTTTGGAAAAGTTAGATGGAACTGAAGTCAATGGCAGAAAAATCAGATTAGTTGAAGACAAGCCTGGTTCTAGACGACGCCGGTCCTACTCCAGGAGCCGGAGTCACTCAAG ATCTCGCTCTCGAAGCAGACATTCTCGTAAGAGCAGAAGCCGAAGCggcagcagcaaaagcagtcatTCTAAGAGTAGATCCCGATCCAG ATCAGGCTCCCGTTCCCGGAGCAAGAGCCGCAGCCGCAGCCAGAGCCGCAGCCGCAGCAAGAAGGACAAGAGCCGGAGCCCCAGCAAGGACCAGAGCCGGAGCCGCAGCCGCAGCGCCGACAAGCGCCGCAGCAAGAGCAAGGACCAGGCCGAGGAGAAGGTCCAGAACAGCGACAGCACCGGCAAGTCCAAGAGCCGCAGCCCCAGCAGGCAGAAGAGCAAGAGCAAAAGCAGAAGCCGCAGTCAGGAGAGGGGCGCGCAGGAGAAGCGGGGCAGCGTGAGCAGGAGCCGGAGCCAGGAGAAGAGCCTGCGCAagagccgcagccgcagccgcagcaAAGGAggcagccgcagccgcagccgcagcaAAAGCAAGgacaagaggaaggggaggaagagaagcagggaggagagccgcagccgcagccgcagccacAGCCGCAGCAAGAGCGAGAGGAGCAGGAAGCGAGGCGGCAAGCGAGACAGCAAGTCGGGCAGcagcaagaagaagaagaaggaggacgCCGACCGCTCCCAGTCCAGATCGCGATCCCGCTCGGGCTCGAAGGAGCGGGAACACGCCAAGTCTGAGTCTGGCCAGAGGGAAGGCCGAGGGGAGAGTGAGGATGCTGGCGCCAATCAGGAGACCCGGTCCAGGTCGAGGTCCAAttccaaatcaaaaccaaaccTCCCGTCAGAATCACGCTCCAGATCAAAGTCCGCGTCAAAAACCCGATCCCGGTCCAAGTCTAGATCCAGGTCTGCGTCCAGATCGCGCTCCCGGTCTAGATCCAGGTCGCACTCACGGTCCTAA